From the Montipora capricornis isolate CH-2021 chromosome 2, ASM3666992v2, whole genome shotgun sequence genome, one window contains:
- the LOC138037345 gene encoding transmembrane protein 163a-like, producing the protein MVSMEIATPLKKKTFTQELKKTSTSSGTSDDDKGEKRGLSDEKLEKWRILAIAVCLVSTVFSFVLGFSAFEVSHLSDSSSAFAVAFDAVLAAATSGSVIWRFYHGINGESRTKREWKACTIIACCFLVSGVLVAGRAVLSIALDEEPRNPGALLIISGVSCVGYFSFFLIKLFLAKKLESSALVAASIDALSGAGVSFGVILSTLALEVSKKAWLLDPCMALVISVVTFIYGCEILVRVSRERRHLEEIQKTGQELQQTQDTLKQSNEN; encoded by the exons atggtctccatggagatagcaac AccgttgaaaaagaaaacctttacgcaagaattgaaaaaaacttCAACATCAAG CGGAACTTCAGATGACGACAAGGGTGAAAAAAGAGGACTTTCcgatgaaaaacttgagaaatggCGAATTTTAGCAATAGCTGTTTGTCTTGTCTCCACTGTCTTCTCGTTTGTTCTTGGGTTCAGCGCGTTCGAGGTGTCACATCTCTCAGACAGTTCCTCGGCTTTTGCTGTTGCGTTTGACGCTGTTCTTGCTGCAGCAACGTCAGGATCCGTTATCTGGAGGTTCTATCACGGAATCAACGGCGAAAGCCGAACGAAGAGAGAATGGAAAGCCTGTACAATCATCGCATGTTGTTTCTTAGTGTCAGGAGTGTTGGTTGCCGGGCGTGCCGTTCTGAGCATTGCGCTAGACGAAGAACCACGCAATCCTGGTGCCTTATTGATCATCTCCGGGGTGTCTTGCGTTGGgtatttctctttctttctcatCAAATTGTTCTTGGCCaaaaaactggaaagttcgGCTCTCGTGGCTGCCTCAATAGACGCTCTTAGCGGAGCGGGAGTGTCCTTTGGAGTAATTCTAAGCACGCTCGCGTTGGAAGTCAGTAAAAAGGCCTGGTTGTTAGATCCATGCATGGCGCTTGTTATATCAGTGGTCACGTTCATTTATGGATGTGAAATTTTGGTTCGAGTTTCACGGGAAAGAAGGCATCTCGAGGAAATACAAAAAACTGGTCAAGAATTACAACAAACGCAGGACACACTAAAGCAATCAAACGAAAATTAA
- the LOC138021658 gene encoding transmembrane protein 163a-like: MEKSPEELSMETPTLKAVNVTTDNTKPQEDFGTFPCVSPYDDEGEKKRRKLSVHEKQHWRRAALAVSFASMYVTLLLAIASFVSSGISESSAAFAIAFDAMLGVVSSGVIVWRFYHGVNGDLGPDKERKACLVIALCFILSAIMMFARAIQFLVSDLEPRQTIALLSISIVGFLCYSVFFWLKFRIAEKLQSLALRIDSIDSACGAAMALGLITSTIIYCEMHSTWWLDSGIAIIIAFATFCYGVLIVTKVVWKKERFGIPEEYEQF; the protein is encoded by the coding sequence ATGGAAAAATCACCGGAAGAACTGTCCATGGAAACACCAACACTAAAGGCGGTGAATGTGACAACAGATAATACAAAACCACAAGAAGACTTCGGCACTTTTCCATGCGTATCGCCCTACGACGatgaaggagagaaaaaaagaCGCAAACTGTCTGTACATGAGAAGCAACACTGGCGTCGTGCGGCGTTAGCCGTGTCTTTTGCCTCCATGTACGTTACACTGTTGCTCGCCATAGCGTCGTTTGTGAGTTCGGGTATTTCAGAAAGCTCGGCAGCCTTCGCGATTGCCTTTGACGCAATGCTGGGTGTCGTGTCGTCTGGAGTGATAGTCTGGCGTTTTTACCACGGCGTTAATGGCGACTTAGGCCCCGACAAAGAACGCAAAGCGTGTCTTGTGATAGCCCTGTGCTTCATTTTATCTGCGATCATGATGTTCGCGAGAGCAATCCAGTTTCTTGTCAGCGATTTGGAACCACGACAAACCATTGCTCTCCTGTCTATCTCAATTGTGGGATTCCTGTGTTACTCTGTATTCTTTTGGCTCAAATTCCGCATTGCTGAGAAGCTGCAAAGTTTGGCGTTGAGGATCGACTCTATAGACTCGGCCTGTGGCGCTGCGATGGCACTAGGCCTTATTACAAGTACAATCATCTACTGCGAAATGCATTCAACGTGGTGGTTGGACTCGGGTATTGCTATTATCATTGCTTTTGCCACATTCTGTTATGGAGTTTTGATCGTTACAAAAGTGGTGTGGAAGAAAGAGAGGTTTGGAATCCCGGAGGAATACGAACAGTTTTGA